CGCGCTGCCCATCCTATGGGAATACTCTCGGTGCAGCTCGGGCCTCGGTTGCCGGGGATCACGCCGACTGCGCCGGGGCGCTCGGACGAGGGCCGGTTGATGCGGCACGCCGAACGGCGCAAGTCGGCGCGGGCCTGCCATCAACCCAACACCAGTTTGCGCCCGAACGGCGCCGCGGCATCCTGGTAGGCGACCGGCACGGCCCAGATGACCGGCCAGGCAGGGCGCCAGTCGGCCGGACCCTGCAGGTCGGTGAGGAAGAGACCGAGATCCGGTCGATGGCGGTCGGCTTCGCGCAGCAGGGGGGTGAAGTCGGTCCCGCCGCCGCCGTTGAAGACGATCTCGCGCAGGTTGGAGCGGCCGGGCTCGAAGGTCTGCACCGCGGTGACCCGTTCATCGCCGATGATGACGATGATGCGCGCCTCCAGGCGGCGGCTGGCGGCCTCGACCTCTTGGGCGAAGCGGTCCAGGAGCGGGTCCTCGATGGAGCCGGAGCAGTCCACCATCACCACCAGCCGGGCAACCGCCCGGGCGGCGGTGCGGCCGGGTTCCCAGGGCAGGCGCCCATGGGCGCCGACGCGGCCCTTGTTGGCCTGATAGGAGCGCGCCGGGCGCGACCAGGAGAGCCCGGGCTGCAGCGAGAGTCCACGGGTCAGGTGGGTACGCAGCAGGTGCTCCCAGGGGGTGCGGACCCGCGGCAGGTCGGCCAGCAGGGTGCGCAGCAGGGAGAATTGACCGTCGCCGGTGTGGGCGCGCAGCAGGCGCTCGCCCCAGGCGCGGGCCTGCTCCGGGGCATCCTCGGGGCGGTCCTCGTCCGGGCCGGGCCACAGGTCATCGAGGACGTCGCCGCCCAGACGCCTGACGAGCGCGGCGC
The DNA window shown above is from Candidatus Thiodictyon syntrophicum and carries:
- a CDS encoding DUF2201 family putative metallopeptidase translates to MDVFNLSTIVHTHRGTRAIQRLVEYAPSSGGLALWINHRDLCEAPAAVTAANDGCTIFYGPGFESLSLPAQAALVAHEVLHVALRHRPRYAALRGVLGDVDLQLFNRCADAIVNSALGHLTWLELPASAVTLEQVLLEALNRRETPEQALLAWDLERLYRAIDDRGPSVPALGRRGSSSRREGAQGSAGEQAGDAQEDGASAGTWRPDGPRAALVRRLGGDVLDDLWPGPDEDRPEDAPEQARAWGERLLRAHTGDGQFSLLRTLLADLPRVRTPWEHLLRTHLTRGLSLQPGLSWSRPARSYQANKGRVGAHGRLPWEPGRTAARAVARLVVMVDCSGSIEDPLLDRFAQEVEAASRRLEARIIVIIGDERVTAVQTFEPGRSNLREIVFNGGGGTDFTPLLREADRHRPDLGLFLTDLQGPADWRPAWPVIWAVPVAYQDAAAPFGRKLVLG